Part of the Drosophila pseudoobscura strain MV-25-SWS-2005 chromosome 2, UCI_Dpse_MV25, whole genome shotgun sequence genome, ATTTctgttaaataaattaaataataataataatacatatgtCTGTCAGTTGTATCTTTAACTGGAAGGCACTCCTAAGCTAAACAAAAAGTTTCTGGGACCGAAATCattgtaataaataatatataaatataaaagaaatataaagaaaataaaaaatgaattttttcaGGTGAGAGGTCTCTCTTGCTTAAAGCCAATCAGCCAATTGACCAATAGTCTCATAATACAGGATATTCCCTTATTCGATCGGTGGTTTCTTCCGTGAAATTTATCTTTATCcggttttccctttttttcatTAGTTTTTCTGCTGCGTTTCTTCTTTCCACTTCGCTTCACCTCCACATTCCACcccctgctgcttctgctgctgtcaaAGGCATTGAACCGCATTTGTTTAAAAGATTGATGACCAACAATTGACTGTGCCACCTCGCCCGTCATACccaatcccatcccattcAGGTCCCTCTCCCATGTAAAGTCCGACGGTTCCTGATGATGTGCGCCCCATATTTATGGGCCACAAATCTTGACAGACTTTTGCAAGTCTTGCGGAGATCGAAGATGTGGAGAATCTGACATCCATGACCTGTAAAAGTTGCcaaataatttcattaatttaatgTACAACAATGTGACTTGTCATTTGTCAACTTTCGGGTGTTTCCAGGCCCAGAACTTGTTTGAGGGCAAATCAGTTCATATTAGTTTTAATGCCGAAAGGACGAGACATAAAGAGGGTGTCTCTCGTGGCAGGGAGTGGGAGAACTCACTTAGTGCATCCAAAACTTTGCCGCCGACAACATGTCATTGATTTTATGCCCAGGATCggggcaggacaggacaggacatgGCACTTTTAAGAGGCTGTCCCTGGGATTGTGTCgcatgcaggcaggcagcgatGCATCATCATGGTTGTCAGAAACATTTACTCGACATTTAGCTTATGCCACGTCCAGATGAGAGACGAAAAGGGCACAGAAAGGAAGTAAGGATGGATGTAAGGAAAGTAGGTTGAGGATCTCAAGGCAACATCTTGAGGAAACAATGGTAAAAAAGATGACACCATAAGATGTTGATCTAATAAACCATTCCCCTGTATACGTCCCTCAAAAATTGCATCAATTTACAGCAAGGATAACATTTATGAAAATCATAGATGCCCCATGCATCTATATAGCAGTTCTATTTCCaatttctttttatatatgtatattttatttcacCAATAATTAATCTTTACCGAAGCACAGCGGACTttacgcagaatcatagatatatAAATTAAAGTTAAGGCCATGGTTACGCTTCGATTTGAATTTGATGGTAGCAAACGTGTAGGTCGGTCCACCCTCTATGAGTGAGGCCTCACCACCTATTGTGGAGTTGTTGTTTTCTATCACAATGGCGCCGATAATCTTGATATTTTTCTGCAACTAAAGGATTAAGATTTTTGTCGAAAATGCTTGCAGCCATTTCTTTCTTACGTCCTGTTTGAAAGTTACTCTTCTTTCTGTAATGCGAAAGAACTTGGAAGGCTCTGCCACATGCGTCGCGTAGAGTAATCGTGCATTTGGGCTTTGCTGGCCAAAGACCACGCTTTTACTATGTACCAACAGGGGGCTGACGACGACAACAAGTGCCACGACAACTAAGGAGAGTCGGATAATAGTCTGCAGATCTATCATAGTTCTTCCAGTGTCTTTAATGAGTTCCGATTAACAACTGATTACTCCACAAGTTCGGAAACCGTGAAAACCTAAGCTAAGCGAATCAGAAAGGATTGATTGGATTCACCTGATGTATAGCACTATTTATTATTGTTCTGGCAGAATACTTTAAAATCTGCTATAGATCTATATCGCTTAAGAAATTAACACATTGTCTcgaatataataataataataatacaaaatatggTAATGTGAAGAATCAAATGGATTTTCAACGCTAGCGCATTTAGGGATGGACGACGCTATAAATAAGTACAAATGGATATCGATGAGTAGTAAAATGGTAAAAATGAATTTCGATAAGTATTAAGtgttaaaaaagaaaattgtaaataattaGTTAATTCATTACAACGTGCAGTATCTCGGCGTATATTTAACTGAAAGGAACCCTTAAATTTGCACCTTACCTACCCATTGTACCATAGTTCCAAGGTTACAAGACACCCTCCAGTTACCACAGTCCTTTTCCACTAAATTAAAGATATTAAGCCCTGCCTGGAAATCAACCCAAACGACTCCCCCAAATAAAAGAGTCCGGGACTACTTTATTACCAACCAGACATTTACATCCCACCAAGAACAGAAGACCTTAACTAACCTCCGACCGCCTCCACCGATACCATTGATAGGACGGCCATTTGTGGTGCTTTTCATTAGCAGCAACACTTATTCTGCCACAGATACTACACGCTTCGCACTTTTGTTTGTATCTATAAAATGTCTTGGCCTTGctcttttatttcttatttctCGCTGGCTTTGTGGGGAGTTATTAACCCTTAACCACACGTTACCATTTATTACCCACATTGTCAGCCACACGGAGCCAGCCGGAACCGGCGCGTTAAGCTGACAATGGCAGCAtttttttctccctttttGTTGGTTATTGTGTTGGGATGTGTGCCCTCTGCGACAATTTGATTGTACTCGTATTTGGCCGGGACGGCACGGGACTCGACTCTTTTTGTCTGCGGTTTATTGCTTTTAATTTGGTCTAAGCCTCGGATCGTTTAGCAGCCCAAGTGAATTTTTGCGGTCGCCATTGGATGGATCTGTGGTGTGATAATTGCCAGCAAACGCcaagggtttttttttgagatGAGAAAGTAGAATTTCCCGGTAGCTGGTTCCACAACAATGAACTAGTTCGCTTAGCTTGAACTGCTAGTGTTTGACACTTTATATCTCTGGATTATTCCTTAACTAAATCTTTCACTCTAAATCCCCAAATATTtgctaaaatttaatttacacaTGTCTCAAATCGACAATACTTTAATCAAGGTGCGTGCCCGTCTCCGCGAGCGCGACATTAAGCTCTGGGAGGAGCCCTACTACTTCGAGGGTGTGGGCAGCATCGAGTCCGAGATGGAGCGCCTGTCCCAAGAGATGAGTACGGATCTGGGCATCAGTGTCTCGAACTGCCAGTGCGCCCTCTCTGAGATGCAGGATGGGGCCCTGCGTAAGCTGGCCGCAGCCAAAGAGTTCACTGAGACGGGTCTGGCCACATTCAATGTGCGGTGCGTGGAGGGCCGGGGCGGTACGTCCCAGATGATGGAGATCAAGTGCTCGATGAATGG contains:
- the LOC26531942 gene encoding uncharacterized protein; this encodes MIDLQTIIRLSLVVVALVVVVSPLLVHSKSVVFGQQSPNARLLYATHVAEPSKFFRITERRVTFKQDKNIKIIGAIVIENNNSTIGGEASLIEGGPTYTFATIKFKSKRNHGLNFNLYIYDSA